Proteins from a genomic interval of Prevotella sp. E13-27:
- a CDS encoding TolC family protein: MLKRLLFIVSFCAIGSSAMSQTLDDSGISAGFFDSSFSKDINFSDFHLPPLGVLFENAKSNPNILQFAKQQEILQADVTKQKKHIFSYVNGHGSYSYGKTDMWGNNSSTYSTMIYQFQGSEQNYWNIGVSVNVPLEDLLDITQSVRRKRLLVEEAKLKKDAAFDDLKLQIVTLYIRITNNLSALKTAGISAAIYQGANQLEEEDFHQGNMQIGDYAYSSLRGQNAVNTYQGLLTQITTDIVTLEILSHTPILTNTTTEITLDSTVRKSEKQIRKENKAIEKRIKEETEKEEKKIAAMEKAEREKKEKAEKSKKEIK; encoded by the coding sequence ATGTTGAAACGACTTTTGTTTATAGTATCTTTTTGTGCCATAGGCTCATCAGCAATGTCACAAACGCTCGATGACAGTGGTATTAGTGCTGGTTTCTTTGATTCTAGCTTTAGTAAGGATATCAATTTCTCTGATTTCCATTTGCCACCACTTGGCGTACTCTTCGAGAATGCAAAATCAAATCCAAACATCCTTCAGTTTGCCAAACAGCAGGAAATACTTCAGGCTGATGTAACTAAACAGAAGAAACATATTTTCTCATATGTCAATGGACACGGTAGTTACAGTTATGGAAAGACAGACATGTGGGGAAACAACTCGTCAACATACAGCACAATGATTTATCAGTTTCAGGGGTCAGAGCAGAATTATTGGAACATTGGTGTTAGCGTAAACGTACCACTTGAAGATCTTCTTGACATCACTCAGTCGGTAAGGCGTAAACGTCTATTGGTCGAAGAAGCAAAATTGAAAAAAGATGCAGCATTCGATGATCTCAAACTTCAAATAGTAACGCTCTACATTCGTATTACGAATAACCTGTCAGCCTTGAAGACTGCTGGTATAAGCGCTGCCATATATCAAGGTGCGAACCAATTGGAAGAAGAGGATTTCCATCAAGGCAACATGCAGATTGGTGACTATGCCTATAGTAGTCTTCGTGGACAAAATGCAGTGAACACCTATCAAGGTTTACTTACTCAAATAACCACAGACATAGTTACACTTGAGATTCTCAGCCACACGCCTATTTTGACAAACACCACCACAGAAATTACCTTAGATAGCACAGTCAGGAAGTCTGAAAAGCAGATACGCAAAGAAAACAAAGCTATTGAAAAGCGTATTAAAGAAGAGACAGAGAAAGAAGAAAAGAAAATTGCTGCTATGGAAAAAGCAGAGCGTGAGAAGAAAGAAAAAGCTGAGAAATCTAAAAAAGAAATCAAATAA
- a CDS encoding sugar transferase: MIGIIYLGNNPQTEERLKYLPGRQVIFTKTYKEAATVCSSSKGNEHFILFYEKNVRAEDITAITYLRKNNKDVYIILLTAAMDEEERQTYQQCGINDTLDINASVTDMNKKLMFICNREDVLFTRQTTKQKILSFKIPLWKRTFDIVFSLIGLIIAAIPMIITAIAIKIEDPKGPVLYKSKRVGTNYTIFDFLKFRSMYNDADKRLKELSKSNNQYAEHKEDEKEPKTVITSPLGEEAEQNMFDLGMESEMMISDDEVMLVGDDFVVSESDFSKQKEEDINNAFVKIENDPRITKVGRFIRKTSIDELPQLFNILKGDMSIVGNRPLPLYEAEKLTADSSIDRFMAPAGLTGLWQVEERGKGGNMSAEERKQLDILYGQTYNFALDMKIIWRTLFAFIQDENV; encoded by the coding sequence ATGATAGGTATCATCTATTTAGGAAACAATCCACAAACAGAGGAACGACTGAAGTATCTGCCAGGCAGACAAGTCATCTTCACAAAAACATATAAAGAGGCTGCTACTGTTTGCTCATCAAGCAAAGGTAACGAGCATTTCATATTGTTCTACGAGAAAAACGTGAGAGCTGAAGATATAACAGCAATTACATATCTCCGCAAGAACAATAAAGATGTGTATATCATTCTGCTAACGGCTGCCATGGACGAAGAAGAGCGACAGACATATCAACAGTGCGGTATCAACGATACATTAGACATTAACGCTTCTGTTACTGATATGAACAAGAAGTTGATGTTTATATGTAACAGAGAAGACGTTCTCTTCACTCGCCAAACAACAAAGCAGAAGATCCTCAGTTTTAAAATTCCTCTTTGGAAACGTACTTTCGATATCGTTTTCTCGCTTATTGGTCTGATTATTGCTGCAATTCCGATGATTATCACAGCAATAGCAATAAAGATTGAAGATCCTAAAGGTCCTGTGCTTTACAAATCAAAACGTGTAGGAACTAACTATACCATCTTTGATTTTCTCAAGTTCCGTTCAATGTATAACGATGCAGACAAGCGTCTTAAAGAACTGAGCAAGAGTAACAACCAATATGCCGAGCATAAAGAAGACGAAAAAGAGCCAAAGACCGTTATAACATCACCCTTAGGCGAAGAAGCAGAGCAGAACATGTTCGACTTGGGTATGGAGTCTGAGATGATGATTAGCGACGATGAGGTAATGCTTGTTGGAGACGACTTTGTCGTATCAGAAAGCGATTTCTCTAAACAGAAAGAAGAAGACATAAATAATGCATTCGTCAAAATTGAAAATGATCCACGCATAACAAAGGTAGGCCGTTTCATCCGCAAGACAAGTATTGACGAATTGCCACAGCTATTCAATATCCTCAAAGGCGACATGTCTATAGTTGGTAACCGTCCTCTCCCACTCTACGAAGCTGAGAAGTTAACTGCCGACTCAAGTATCGATCGCTTCATGGCTCCTGCAGGACTTACTGGCCTATGGCAGGTTGAAGAACGGGGAAAAGGAGGTAATATGTCCGCCGAAGAGAGAAAACAGCTCGACATTCTCTATGGTCAGACATATAACTTTGCTCTTGACATGAAGATTATCTGGCGCACACTTTTCGCATTCATTCAAGACGAAAATGTCTGA
- a CDS encoding response regulator transcription factor, with protein MKKKILILDDKETIAKVLSIYLMSDYDVQWLPDGLQGVKWLQAGNTPDLIISDIRMPGMRGDDFLEWIKQNELFRHIPVIMLSSEDSTSERIRLLEIGAEDYIVKPFNPMELKIRVKKILPN; from the coding sequence ATGAAAAAGAAAATTTTGATTCTTGACGACAAAGAAACCATTGCAAAAGTTCTCTCAATTTATCTTATGAGCGATTATGACGTGCAATGGTTACCTGACGGACTTCAGGGTGTTAAATGGCTGCAAGCTGGTAACACTCCAGACCTCATTATTTCAGACATCCGTATGCCAGGAATGCGCGGAGATGATTTCCTTGAGTGGATTAAGCAGAACGAGCTTTTCCGTCATATTCCAGTTATAATGCTTTCAAGCGAAGACTCAACTAGCGAGCGCATTCGTCTGCTTGAGATCGGTGCAGAAGACTATATTGTAAAGCCATTCAACCCAATGGAGCTTAAGATTAGGGTAAAAAAGATTCTGCCAAATTAA
- a CDS encoding xylulokinase has protein sequence MTQRYLLGFDVGSSSVKASLVNADNGKCVSSAFFPEKEAPIMAAKAGWAEQEPESWWKYAKQSLQKIMADAQVKGDEIVAIGISYQMHGLVCVDNNLKPLRPAIIWCDSRAVPYGERAFSELGSNQCLAHLLNSPGNFTAAKLAWVKENEPELFEKIYKIMLPGDYLAMRLSGTVNTTVSGLSEGMFWDFKENSIAKFLLDYYGISESLIPDIKPTFSEQCVVSKEAAEELGLKAGTPITYRGGDQPNNALSLNVFEPGEIAATAGTSGVVYGVLGEVGYDTKSRVNTFAHVNHSADATRLGVLLCINGTGILNAWMHRNVTFDMGYAEMNDLAAQATIGSDGVCIMPFGNGAERVLENKELGCSIHGLNFNKHTRAHIVRAAQEGIVFSFCYGMEIMREMGMDIKKIHAGKANMFLSPLFRNTLAGVSGATIELYETDGSVGAAKGAGMGAGIYSDHNDAFSTLEKLQVIEPDSAHRDEYLAAYTHWKQVMEKQL, from the coding sequence ATGACACAGAGATATCTTTTAGGTTTCGACGTAGGCAGCTCTTCTGTAAAGGCTTCGCTCGTCAATGCAGACAATGGTAAGTGTGTTTCATCTGCTTTCTTCCCAGAAAAGGAAGCCCCAATAATGGCTGCTAAGGCTGGATGGGCAGAACAGGAACCCGAATCTTGGTGGAAGTATGCTAAGCAGTCTCTTCAGAAAATAATGGCAGACGCTCAAGTTAAAGGAGATGAAATCGTTGCAATAGGTATTTCATACCAAATGCACGGATTAGTTTGTGTGGACAATAATCTTAAGCCTTTGCGTCCAGCCATTATTTGGTGCGATTCACGTGCTGTTCCTTATGGTGAACGTGCTTTCAGCGAGCTCGGAAGCAATCAGTGCTTGGCTCATCTGCTTAACTCGCCTGGTAACTTTACAGCAGCTAAACTTGCGTGGGTTAAAGAAAATGAGCCAGAACTGTTCGAGAAGATATATAAGATTATGCTTCCTGGCGATTATCTTGCAATGCGTCTAAGCGGCACAGTTAATACTACGGTTAGTGGCTTGAGTGAAGGAATGTTTTGGGATTTCAAAGAGAATAGTATTGCAAAGTTCCTTCTTGATTATTATGGTATTTCTGAATCACTCATTCCTGATATTAAACCTACGTTTTCAGAACAATGTGTTGTAAGCAAGGAGGCTGCTGAGGAATTGGGACTGAAAGCTGGTACGCCTATTACATATCGTGGTGGAGACCAGCCAAATAACGCTCTGTCATTAAATGTTTTTGAACCAGGTGAAATTGCTGCTACAGCAGGAACTAGTGGAGTTGTTTATGGCGTTCTTGGTGAGGTCGGTTACGACACGAAATCTCGTGTTAACACATTCGCTCATGTAAACCATAGTGCTGATGCGACCCGCTTAGGAGTACTTCTTTGTATTAATGGTACAGGTATTCTTAATGCTTGGATGCATCGCAATGTAACTTTTGATATGGGATATGCTGAGATGAATGATTTGGCAGCTCAGGCTACAATCGGTTCTGATGGCGTTTGTATCATGCCTTTTGGCAATGGTGCAGAAAGAGTTCTTGAGAACAAGGAACTTGGTTGTTCGATTCATGGACTCAACTTCAATAAACATACTCGTGCACATATTGTACGTGCTGCTCAGGAAGGAATTGTTTTCTCGTTCTGTTACGGTATGGAAATAATGCGTGAGATGGGTATGGATATCAAGAAGATTCATGCTGGCAAGGCAAACATGTTCCTCTCACCACTTTTCCGCAACACCTTAGCAGGAGTGAGTGGAGCAACAATTGAACTATATGAGACAGATGGTTCGGTAGGTGCTGCTAAGGGTGCTGGTATGGGCGCTGGAATATATAGTGACCATAATGATGCTTTCTCAACACTTGAGAAATTACAGGTTATTGAACCAGATTCAGCTCATCGTGATGAGTATTTGGCAGCTTACACACATTGGAAGCAGGTAATGGAGAAACAACTCTAA
- a CDS encoding acyltransferase codes for MNADSIRANLKNSPRLKKFVDFLVMNQTETRPRWYIRLLAPLYQHRGKGSVIHSSVRMDTPPYRLFSLGRKSVIESFSCINNAVGDVIIGDYTRVGLHNTIIGPVRIGNNVNLAQGITVTALNHNFDDTTKRIDQQGVSTKAVTINDDVWIGANAVVLPGVTIGTHSVVAAGAVVSKDVPPYTIVAGVPAKVIKQLQ; via the coding sequence ATGAACGCAGATTCAATACGCGCAAATCTAAAGAATAGTCCACGGCTTAAAAAGTTCGTGGACTTCTTAGTTATGAACCAGACGGAGACCCGTCCGCGCTGGTATATACGCCTTCTCGCTCCACTTTACCAACATCGCGGCAAAGGTAGTGTCATTCACAGCTCTGTACGCATGGACACGCCTCCATATCGACTTTTCTCGCTCGGAAGGAAAAGTGTAATAGAGTCGTTCTCGTGCATCAACAATGCCGTCGGCGATGTGATTATCGGAGATTATACGCGTGTAGGGCTCCACAACACCATTATTGGCCCTGTAAGAATTGGAAACAATGTGAATCTTGCCCAAGGCATTACCGTTACTGCGCTAAACCACAATTTCGATGATACGACGAAACGCATCGACCAGCAAGGTGTAAGTACAAAAGCAGTTACTATTAACGATGATGTATGGATAGGCGCAAATGCTGTTGTGTTGCCAGGAGTAACTATAGGAACACACTCAGTAGTAGCAGCCGGAGCTGTTGTATCTAAAGACGTGCCACCTTATACAATAGTTGCTGGCGTTCCTGCAAAAGTCATTAAACAATTACAATAA